TATATGACGTTCTTAAATTCCATAAAAGCTTCTAAATAGCATCGCAACCATTTTAGGAGTGTTACTACTAAAACCCGCTATTGTTTAATATAATGGCGGGTTTCTTCTCTAGAGGACGCTCCGGAGAAACATAAAGCAACAGGACAGTCTTCTGTCTACGCTGATTGAATTCCTATCAAAAGGACCCTGCGCCGTTACAGGTGTAGAGTCCTTTTTTTGTTCCGATTATTACCTTTCAGCAAAGTAATACTTTCTGGTGCTTAGGAAAGTCAATAACAAATTGTACTATTTAACAATTAACAATACACAAAATTTCTATCTTTTGGAATAAACCTGTGATAAAATCACTATAAGTTGTAGAATTATATAAAATTATTCCTCTTGAGAAACCAAATGTAACTTATAGTCTGTAGAAGTACTTTTATGGGTATACTATCATTTGCTTATGGAAGAACTTGAAAAGGCGCTATATAAAGGCTTAGGCATTATTGTGAAGCAATTAAGGATCCAAAAAGGCTTGTCTCAAGAAGAACTTGGAGCAATGTGTGGATTACATCGTACATATGTCAGTGACATAGAGCGCGGCCGGAGAAATGTTTCACTACTAAACATATATAGATTATCTGTTGCACTGGGCGTTCATATGTCGGAACTGCTGCGTTATAGAGTACTTACCGACGATAAGGATTTATAGGGAGCGAAGAAAGGTTGATGTATATGGGCACTTATGCAACCTGGAGCTACTAGTGCAACCGACCTTCTCTTTAGCTAAAGAAGGTTATTTTTTTTAAAAAAGTAAATTATGAAATCTTACAACGGTGCTATTAATTATGTATTACGATTAAATAAATCATATTAGGGGAATTAAAACATTTTAAAGGGAAGGTGTTCTCGTAATGTTAATTGGAGCAAATAAGCAAACCAGACTTCTGTATAAACGTACATACTTTATGTTAAATAAAGAGGAATATGTTGAATTAGTAACTTTGTCTAGCGAGATTAGAGATTCTGAACAAGATATATTAGAAGGTATGAAAGTTTATAAAACTGGTTCAAGAGAACTTAAAATTAACGAATTGAATTCAAAAGTAAGTGAGTCACTAACAACAGAAAAAGTAATTGAACACGTTATCGAATTGGATCAAATTCAATTTGATGATTTAGCAAATAACAACTCTGATCTGTTTAATTATGGATTGAACTAACAATTATATCTCTGTTATAATTCAGCTATAAGATATTATCTTAATTTTTATTGCAATCGTATTGCGATTAGCTGTGTTTACAAATTATAAAAGAGCCTTTGGGCTTGGTTTTTACATTAAAAAACCAAACCCAAAGGCTTTTTTTTATGCCTTTTTTGGGGGTGATTCATGAGGCCATTGTATTAATAACTAATATTAAGAGAGGATGCTTGTAATGAAAAAATGGGGCGGAAATGATGATATTTTCATAATTACGGTATTTATCAATCACAGTATGAATGAAATCAAGAGTGGTTTGGCAGGTGTAAGCTTTGATCAGCGAACTAAGAGTTATTTTGTGCAGGCTGATGATAGGACTTTTGAAATTTGTCCTTTCAACTCACAACCTAAGAATGGGCTATCCGCGATAAGAGTGTACTCAAATGCGAGTGCTGAGGCAACTTCTTATATTCTTGATATGGTTCTAGGCTGGGCATCCCCTGTAGTAACAGGTGTTGAATTACAGTATAAGGACCAAGACAAAGTGGATAGAATGTTGCGTGAGTTAAAGAAAAGCAATAAACACAAGACAATTGATTCAAGAGGTATGTTCTTTAAAGATGGAGCATATTTCGTAGTCAGTTCAAATCAAATGTTGATTCAAAAAAGAGCCAATCCAGGGAAAAAACTCAAGGTATACGAAACCCTGCAGCTCATAGAAGATTTAGGGAAACAGCTAGATATCAACGATGAATTGAGTCTGCTAACAATCTTAGATCAGAGTTATGCTTAAAAAATAGATTAGAGGCGGCTTTAAGAAAATTTTCTTAAAGCTATTTTTTATGGGAGGAAATTTAAGATGATTATAAATAATTCAGAGTTACTTAATACAGGAGGCAGATGTATGGTGCTACACATTAGCGTAAGCGGCCATGCAGAGATAAAATCCATAACAATAAATGAAGAGGCAATTGTAGCTTGGAGTACACCTCAAGATCTGATGATATTCGATTTAAATGATCTTATTTGGGAGACAGACGATTGGATGGATTTACGTAATTATTTTGATGAAAAAACTTCAGCTGCAATACACAAATTATGGAATGACAGTTGGAAATGGTATGACCACAAGAAGAACAAGAGTTTAGGAGATGAGATTTGATGGGAGAAAAATTATATATCCTCGTGGACTTGCAGGATTTGGATGATCGTAGAGTATGCAGCTTGGAAGAAGCAAAGGATACATTAATTAATATTTGGAATAACTCTGAACCTGATAATGATGAAGACGAGGCGGAATTTGAAAATAACCTTAAGGAGCACATAGCTAACATTAAAGCTGCTGATGCTGTGAAATTAGATAGCTACTTGCTGGGAATTGATCATTGTATTTGTAGCAATGAAGAACAATACCTGGAGTTAGTGACGCAGATACAAGAAATGCATCAGGAGGGAGTACTATAAATGAAAAACATGACTGCAGCAGATATAATGCAAGAACTTGTTGAAGGTGGTATGTATATTCAGCTTAAAACAAAGGAGCGCCAACTCGAACAGATTCGGAATGTAGTTAAGGAAGAGCTGATAAATTCAGAAGTTAAAAGACATGAATTTAAAAAACAAGGTTTGGTCGCAAAATTTGTACCTAAGAAAGTCAGTAGAATCGATACTACTGCTCTTAATACTTATCTTGATGATTTAGGGTATTTGAAAAAAGTTGTTGAACTTGATCACTCTCTCTTAAAAGACAACCTTTTCATGGCTGAACAATTAATGGACTACAAAGTTCCAGGAGATTGTACAGTCGTTCCTTATTTCAATAAGATAGGAAAGCAGCTACTTAAAAGCACAGATACTATAAGCGAGGGAACAATAAAAGAGCATCTATTGAACTTTAATATGATCAACAAAGAATATAAGCAACTAGAAGAAAAATATGAATCCGTTAAACTAGAGATGCAATCGTGCTCCTTACTAAAGGAGCATCGTAAGCTTTCCTACAAATATGGTTCAGTTATCATAAAAGAAAATAAGCCTAAATATGAAAATGAAGAGATATTTAAAGATTTTGGATCAGGTGTATTAATTGAATACGGAAAACCAAACACTGAAAAACTAAATGATTTGATGTTAAATGGTTCAATTAAAAAGAGTGATTTAGAACAGTTTAAGCATATTGAGAATGTGAGATTAGATTTTGTAATCATGTCTTTAGATGACGAAGATAAATTAAGAAATGCATGGATGTCCAAGAGAATCGGGTAAGAATGACATTAATAAAAAAAGCGGAGATCTGTGGGACTGACCCCTGTTTTTGAGACAGGGATCAAAACACCTTCAAACAGCCAATTGTCGATATTGTATCGGTGATTGGTTGTTTAGTTTCGTTTGAATACGAATGTTGTTATAATAATGAATGTAATCTTCGACAGTACGCTCTACGATGGCACTCGTAGTCCGAACTATGCTGTTGAGATAGAACGTTTCAGACTTTAGTGAGGAATGAAACGATTCGATGGAGGCATTATCAGCGGGCGTCCCTTTCTGGGACATGCTCATGGTAATGCCTTTTGCTTTTACAGCTTTTTGGTATTCGTAAGAAGTGTATACGGATCCTTGGTCACTATGCAGTATGCAGTTCTCCGGCAATGTTGGTAGCTGAGCGAGTGTATCTAACACAAACGCTGTGTCTTGTTTATCTCCAACTGAGAAAGCAATTACTTCACCATTGTACAGATCCAATATGCTGGAAAGATACAATTGTTTCTGACCGTAAGGCAAGTAAGTAATATCTGTTACGAGTTTCTCTAACCGACGATCGGACTGAAAGTTCCGATCCAATATATTTTCTGCGACGGCATATGGCTGCCCTGTATTCTTACGTTTTTTCACTTTGACGCGGCACTGCCATTGATTCTTCTGCATAATGCGCTGCACAGCCTTGTGATTGACACAGTATTCCTGTCGCAGTATGGCAGTGATTTTTCGATATCCATATCGGTACCTATGTTTTCGGCACAATGTGCCGATTTGTTTTTCTAATTGTTCTTTCCATGCATCTTTCTCTTTAACTTTCCAGCGATAATAAGATGCTCTTGAGATGCCTAGATGCATACAGATATCCTGTACTGTCATAGTTTTATTCAAGTGTTCTACAAGCCCAACTGCCGTTTCTCTATCAACTTCCTTTCCAATTCCTTGTACTTTTTTAAAACTTCATTTTGTTGCTTTAAGTAGCGATTCTCGGCCTGCAGCTTCTCCATTTCCGATGTGTAAGCAGGTCCTTTTCCGTAAGTATATTGTTTTCCGACAGGCTGTTCGAAACGATGCACTTCTCCTGATTTGTACCATCTAACCCACGTTTCTACCTGAGTCTTGTTCTTTATATTTAAACTGTCCATAATTTCTTTTGTAGACCTGCCTGCCATTTTCATTTCTACTGCTTTCTGTTTGACTTCCAATGGATAACTCACTCTTGTCCCCATAGAAAAAACACCTCCAAGTATTATTTCGGATAACGATCATCCGTTTTCAACCTTGAAGGTGTTTTTTATTTGTCTCAGCCTAAGGGGTCAGTCCCCTGTATCTCCGCTTTTTTTGTTGTATATGTATTGGGATTTTGAGACAATTACTTTAGTTATTTCGTACTATATTTATTCTAAAGAATGAGGGTGACAAGATGGTTGATTTTAAGAAACTAAAATCGAAGAAGAGCAAGCCGAAGTCTATAATTCCTACAGAGATACTAAGAAGATTGCCTAAGCCAGAAGGATTTAATGATCTATATACAAGTCAAACTGAAATACTTAAAAAATGGTTTGATCTGAGAGATAAACAAAAAGATATTGTCATTAAATTACATACTGGTGGTGGAAAAACATTAGTAGGGTTATTAATCGCACAATCAACTCTTAATGAAACCGGCGAACCGGTTCTTTACCTTGCACCTAATAAGCAACTAGTGCAGCAAACTCTCGAGAAAGCTGAAAGACATGGCATACCTGCTGTACCATACGTACCAGGAGAGAACCTTGACGAAGAATATGTTAACGGGAAAGCTGTTATGGTAGCTACTTATAAAGCTCTTTTCCATGGTAAAAGCAAATTTGGTTTGCGAGGTGAAGCAAAGATACAGAAAATAGGAGCTGTTATTCTCGACGATGCCCATGCAGCTTTTTCAGTTGTTCGTAATTCTTTTACACTTGAAGTAAAAACTAAAGATAATAGAGCACGCTATTCTGAACTGGTAGATTTGTTTAGAAAATCTTTTAAAGATACAGATAAACTTGGAACACTAGAGGATATAGTATCAGGCTCTGACTTTTCAACACTCGAAGTACCGTACTGGGCTTGGAACGAAAAATTAGAGGCTGTAAGAGAACAACTTAAGTCTGATTCGGATAAGTATGATTTAATATGGCCATTATTAAGAGATCAACTGCATCTCTGTCATGCACTTATTAATAAGGATGCGTTCACAATAACTCCTATTCTTCCCTTGGTAGATGCATTCCCAACATTCTCAGAAGCTCCAAGAAGAATATATATGTCAGCTACCATTGCAGATGATAGTGAAATTATAAGAACTTTTGATGCCAATCCAGAAAGTGTTAAAAATGCTCTTCAATCTCGTTCTTTGGCGGGTATCAGTGAGAGAATGATTCTTATACCAGAGTTGATGCCATTTAAGTACAAAAAAGAAGATGGTGAAAGAATCATAAAGTGGACTTCTGAAAAAAAGGATCTTGGATCTGTTGTTCTAGTATCATCAGATAAAAAAGCAGCAGAATGGTCGGCAGAGGCAACCGTTGCAAAGGGAGCGAAACAAGTAGAAGAATTGGTTAATCAGTTACAAGAAGAACAAATTAGAGGACCTGTCGTCTTTTCAAACCGTTATGATGGAATTGACTTGCCGGGGGATTCGTGTCGTTTACTTTTGATGAATGGATTGCCATCAGGAACATCGAGCTACGAACTATTTAGAGCAAGCGCTCTATACGGTGGTAATACAATAACTCGAATGTTAGCACAAAGAATTGAACAAGGCATGGGTAGAGGCGCACGTGGAGCCGGAGATCATTGTGTAATCTTATTAGTAGGAAGTGATATTTCATCATGGATTTCAAAAGATGCGAATTTTAGATTTCTAACTAGTGCAACAAGGGCTCAATTAGACATGGGGATCGTGATAAGTAAAGAAATAGAAAATTTAAAGGATTTAGCACTAACTATTCAAAGGAGTTATGAAAGGGACAAAGACTGGACTGAATATCACGCTGAAACTTTAGCTGATCTTGAAAATGAGTCTGATGAATCATACTTAAAGCAGGCTGCTGCAGAAAGGAAGGCCGTAAACCTTTGGAATGATGGTTATCATAATGAGGCAATTGCAAAACTTGAACGTGTAATACATAACGAAGAAGATACTGATCCTCAGATGCGAGGATGGTTTCTACAATTAGCTGCTCGCATATCAAACGAATGGGGAAATGATGATAGATCATTAGACTTACAGCGGCAAGCCTATGCAAATAATAGAAATTTGATAAGACCAAAAACCCTTCCGCCTTATCGTCCATTACCTATCCCTGGAGTACAATCAAAAGAAATTGTGAATAGAATTGGAAGTTATCGGCTTCGACAGGGTTACTTACAATCTTTTGAGGAAGTTGTTTCTAACCTTCATCAAGATGCTACAGCTAATCAGTTTGAACAAGCACTCTGTGATTTAGCATTATTTATGGGCCTTAAATCGGAGCGCCATGATAAAGACGGTGAAGGTCCTGATGTACTGTGGCTCCTCCCTGATAGTGTTGGATATGTTATAGAAGCAAAAAGTAGAAAAAAAGCAAAAAATGCATTGACAAAGGGAGAACATGGTCAGCTTCTAGTTGCTGCAGAATGGTTTGCTGCAGCATATCCAGGATACAAATGTTTTAGGGTAAGTGTGCATCCGAAGAACAAAGCAACTCGATCGGCTGTGGCAGGAGCGTCTCATGCAATAACGTATGAGAAACTTATGTCCCTCGTTTCAGATGCTCGAACACTTTTGGAAGCGCTGGTCGACTCACAACTTGAAACTAAAATGCTAGAAGCAGAATGCAATCGTCTACTTGAAGAGTCAAATCTTCGGTCTGATCGGATTGCGGATAACTACTTAGTTCAGTTCGAAGAACAAGAATGATATTAAAATATGGAGTGAAGATGAGGAATTGAACTTGTGGCTTTTCAAATTGCAGCATAAATTTCATCGATGAATTGAATAAAGGGTAGGGTTAGTGACCTGTAGTATATCATTAACTTATTCAATGCAAGGTATTACCCGTTGTAGAAAAGTAGATTTAATAGTAAACTATATTTATTAAGTTTTCTTTTCTATTTTATAGCAACCATTACTGGTTCGCGGTGATTAATTAACCTTATTATGAAACGTAACGCGCTCTTTGGAGCTATTGTCTACACATTAGTGTATTTAATAGACTCTGAAGAGCGCTTTTTTGCGTTTTATATAAATTATCTTCAGAAAGGATGTTTTAAACATGGGAAGCAACACAGCAAAATCGAGTACAACAATAAGAAATAATGGCTTAGCAAGGATCGAACGGGTTATGAAGACAAGAGCTCAAATCGAGTACATTTACAAAGGTGGTCAAAGAGAGTTCTATCGCTGTAAGACGCGTAACAAAAAAGAGGCGCTCCAGGAAGCATTGAAATTTATCTCAGCTTTAGAAAAGGTCCATCAAAAGAAAGTTATATGGAGATTTAAAGGTGAGACAGAATATCGCATCGGCGCAGCTGTAGAGAAACGTA
The nucleotide sequence above comes from Terribacillus sp. DMT04. Encoded proteins:
- a CDS encoding DUF6018 family natural product bioysynthesis protein, giving the protein MGSNTAKSSTTIRNNGLARIERVMKTRAQIEYIYKGGQREFYRCKTRNKKEALQEALKFISALEKVHQKKVIWRFKGETEYRIGAAVEKRSIKNTIQKIIEFFFDVD
- a CDS encoding DEAD/DEAH box helicase, translated to MVDFKKLKSKKSKPKSIIPTEILRRLPKPEGFNDLYTSQTEILKKWFDLRDKQKDIVIKLHTGGGKTLVGLLIAQSTLNETGEPVLYLAPNKQLVQQTLEKAERHGIPAVPYVPGENLDEEYVNGKAVMVATYKALFHGKSKFGLRGEAKIQKIGAVILDDAHAAFSVVRNSFTLEVKTKDNRARYSELVDLFRKSFKDTDKLGTLEDIVSGSDFSTLEVPYWAWNEKLEAVREQLKSDSDKYDLIWPLLRDQLHLCHALINKDAFTITPILPLVDAFPTFSEAPRRIYMSATIADDSEIIRTFDANPESVKNALQSRSLAGISERMILIPELMPFKYKKEDGERIIKWTSEKKDLGSVVLVSSDKKAAEWSAEATVAKGAKQVEELVNQLQEEQIRGPVVFSNRYDGIDLPGDSCRLLLMNGLPSGTSSYELFRASALYGGNTITRMLAQRIEQGMGRGARGAGDHCVILLVGSDISSWISKDANFRFLTSATRAQLDMGIVISKEIENLKDLALTIQRSYERDKDWTEYHAETLADLENESDESYLKQAAAERKAVNLWNDGYHNEAIAKLERVIHNEEDTDPQMRGWFLQLAARISNEWGNDDRSLDLQRQAYANNRNLIRPKTLPPYRPLPIPGVQSKEIVNRIGSYRLRQGYLQSFEEVVSNLHQDATANQFEQALCDLALFMGLKSERHDKDGEGPDVLWLLPDSVGYVIEAKSRKKAKNALTKGEHGQLLVAAEWFAAAYPGYKCFRVSVHPKNKATRSAVAGASHAITYEKLMSLVSDARTLLEALVDSQLETKMLEAECNRLLEESNLRSDRIADNYLVQFEEQE
- a CDS encoding helix-turn-helix domain-containing protein, translating into MEELEKALYKGLGIIVKQLRIQKGLSQEELGAMCGLHRTYVSDIERGRRNVSLLNIYRLSVALGVHMSELLRYRVLTDDKDL
- a CDS encoding IS3 family transposase (programmed frameshift), producing the protein MGTRVSYPLEVKQKAVEMKMAGRSTKEIMDSLNIKNKTQVETWVRWYKSGEVHRFEQPVGKQYTYGKGPAYTSEMEKLQAENRYLKQQNEVFKKVQGIGKEVDRETAVGLVEHLNKTMTVQDICMHLGISRASYYRWKVKEKDAWKEQLEKQIGTLCRKHRYRYGYRKITAILRQEYCVNHKAVQRIMQKNQWQCRVKVKKRKNTGQPYAVAENILDRNFQSDRRLEKLVTDITYLPYGQKQLYLSSILDLYNGEVIAFSVGDKQDTAFVLDTLAQLPTLPENCILHSDQGSVYTSYEYQKAVKAKGITMSMSQKGTPADNASIESFHSSLKSETFYLNSIVRTTSAIVERTVEDYIHYYNNIRIQTKLNNQSPIQYRQLAV